In Prevotella sp. oral taxon 475, one DNA window encodes the following:
- the hpf gene encoding ribosome hibernation-promoting factor, HPF/YfiA family, translating to MEIKIQAIHFDATEQLQAFIEKKVMKLEKAYEQIQKVEVSLKVVKPATAMNKQASVSVVLPGNNVFVEKICDTFEESIDQCVDSLKVQLTKIKEKQREH from the coding sequence ATGGAAATCAAAATTCAAGCGATCCATTTTGATGCTACGGAACAGTTGCAGGCCTTTATCGAAAAGAAAGTGATGAAACTGGAAAAAGCCTACGAGCAGATACAGAAAGTGGAGGTTTCACTGAAAGTAGTCAAGCCCGCTACGGCCATGAATAAACAGGCGAGCGTCTCGGTGGTGCTTCCCGGTAATAACGTCTTTGTGGAAAAAATCTGCGACACCTTTGAAGAAAGCATCGATCAGTGTGTCGACTCGCTGAAAGTGCAGCTCACTAAAATAAAGGAAAAACAGCGCGAGCACTAA
- the tuf gene encoding elongation factor Tu, whose protein sequence is MAKETFVRTKPHVNIGTIGHVDHGKTTLTAAISKVLHEKGFGSEEIKSFDQIDNAPEEKERGITINTAHIEYETANRHYAHVDCPGHADYVKNMVTGAAQMDGAIIVVAATDGPMPQTREHVLLARQVNVPKLVVFLNKCDMVEDEEMLELVEMEMRELLDQYEYDGDNTPIIRGSALGALNGVDKWVDSVMQLMDAVDTWIPLPPREVDKPFLMPVEDVFSITGRGTVATGRIETGKVKVGDEVELLGLGEDKKCVVTGVEMFRKLLEEGEAGDNVGLLLRGIDKNEIKRGMVLCHPGQIKPHKKFKASVYVLKKEEGGRHTPFGNKYRPQFYLRTMDCTGEITLPEGVEMVMPGDNVEITVDLIYAVALNVGLRFAIREGGRTVGAGQITEIIE, encoded by the coding sequence ATGGCTAAAGAGACATTTGTGCGTACCAAACCGCATGTAAACATTGGTACTATTGGTCACGTAGACCACGGTAAGACCACCTTGACCGCTGCCATTTCTAAGGTTCTCCATGAGAAGGGCTTCGGTTCTGAAGAGATTAAGTCTTTCGACCAGATTGACAACGCCCCCGAAGAAAAAGAGCGTGGTATCACCATCAACACCGCTCACATCGAGTACGAAACGGCTAACCGCCACTATGCACACGTTGACTGTCCGGGTCACGCCGACTATGTGAAGAACATGGTAACGGGTGCTGCTCAGATGGACGGTGCCATTATCGTAGTTGCTGCCACTGACGGTCCTATGCCTCAGACTCGCGAACACGTGTTGCTCGCTCGTCAGGTAAACGTTCCGAAGTTGGTTGTTTTCCTGAACAAGTGCGATATGGTGGAAGACGAAGAAATGTTGGAACTCGTTGAGATGGAAATGCGCGAGCTGCTCGATCAGTACGAGTACGATGGCGACAATACTCCTATCATCCGTGGTTCTGCCCTTGGTGCACTAAACGGTGTTGACAAGTGGGTTGATTCGGTAATGCAATTGATGGATGCCGTTGATACTTGGATTCCTCTGCCTCCTCGTGAAGTGGACAAACCTTTCTTGATGCCTGTTGAAGACGTGTTCTCGATCACTGGTCGTGGTACCGTTGCTACGGGTCGTATCGAAACGGGTAAAGTGAAAGTGGGCGACGAAGTTGAGTTGCTCGGTCTCGGTGAAGACAAGAAGTGCGTTGTAACAGGTGTTGAAATGTTCCGCAAGCTGCTCGAAGAGGGTGAAGCTGGTGACAACGTAGGTCTGTTGCTCCGTGGTATCGATAAGAATGAAATCAAGCGCGGTATGGTGCTTTGCCATCCGGGTCAGATCAAACCTCACAAGAAGTTCAAGGCTTCTGTATACGTTCTGAAGAAAGAAGAAGGTGGTCGTCATACACCATTCGGTAACAAGTATCGTCCTCAGTTCTATCTGCGTACGATGGACTGTACCGGTGAAATCACTCTTCCCGAAGGCGTAGAGATGGTAATGCCTGGCGATAACGTAGAGATCACAGTAGATCTTATCTACGCAGTTGCCCTGAATGTAGGTCTCCGTTTCGCTATCCGCGAAGGTGGACGTACGGTAGGTGCAGGCCAGATTACCGAAATTATTGAATAA
- the secE gene encoding preprotein translocase subunit SecE — protein MFKKIVNYSKACYSELAHNTTWPTRAELTHSAMVVLSASLVIAVVVFIMDSAFRFVMGTVYPH, from the coding sequence ATGTTTAAAAAGATAGTAAACTATAGCAAGGCTTGTTACAGCGAGCTTGCGCATAATACTACTTGGCCTACGCGTGCCGAACTTACTCACAGTGCAATGGTTGTATTATCTGCTTCCCTTGTCATTGCAGTTGTGGTGTTCATTATGGATAGCGCGTTTAGGTTTGTTATGGGTACGGTCTATCCACATTAA
- the nusG gene encoding transcription termination/antitermination protein NusG yields the protein MAETLKNWYVLRAVSGKEAKVKEYIEAEMKHNPLLQSRVFQVLIPMEKQASLRNGKRVEKEKISLPGYVFVEADLKGEVAHALRFMPNVLGFLGGLDSPSPVPQSDINRMLGAAENTELENGIAIPYVVDETVKVVDGPFSGFSGIIEEVNAEKHKLKVMVKIFGRKTPLELGFMQVEKEG from the coding sequence ATGGCAGAGACATTGAAAAATTGGTATGTGCTTCGTGCTGTTAGTGGAAAAGAAGCCAAGGTGAAAGAATACATCGAGGCGGAAATGAAACATAACCCGTTGCTCCAGTCGCGTGTTTTTCAGGTTTTGATACCTATGGAGAAGCAGGCGTCGTTGCGTAATGGCAAACGTGTTGAGAAAGAGAAGATCAGTCTTCCCGGATACGTGTTTGTCGAAGCCGACTTAAAAGGAGAGGTGGCACATGCTTTGAGATTCATGCCGAATGTTCTGGGTTTCCTTGGCGGTTTGGATTCGCCCTCACCCGTACCACAATCTGATATCAACCGTATGCTTGGAGCTGCAGAGAACACGGAGTTGGAAAATGGTATTGCCATTCCTTACGTCGTGGACGAAACAGTGAAAGTGGTAGATGGACCTTTTAGCGGTTTCTCTGGTATCATCGAAGAGGTGAACGCCGAGAAGCATAAGCTGAAAGTGATGGTCAAGATCTTTGGACGTAAAACGCCCTTGGAGTTAGGTTTTATGCAAGTTGAAAAAGAAGGCTGA
- the rplK gene encoding 50S ribosomal protein L11 → MAKEVAGLIKLQIKGGAANPSPPVGPALGSKGINIMGFCKEFNARTQDKAGKVIPVVITYYTDKSFSFELKTPPAAVQLKEIAKVKSGSAQPNRQKVASVTWEQIKVIAEDKMKDLNCFTVESAMKLIAGTARSMGITVNGEFPGK, encoded by the coding sequence ATGGCTAAAGAAGTTGCTGGATTAATCAAATTACAGATTAAAGGTGGCGCTGCGAATCCTTCACCTCCCGTAGGTCCCGCTTTGGGTTCTAAGGGTATCAACATTATGGGATTCTGCAAAGAGTTCAACGCCAGAACCCAGGATAAGGCGGGAAAGGTTATTCCGGTCGTTATCACTTACTATACGGATAAGTCATTCAGCTTTGAGCTTAAAACTCCTCCCGCAGCAGTGCAGTTGAAAGAAATTGCTAAGGTGAAGAGTGGCTCTGCTCAGCCAAATCGTCAGAAGGTAGCTTCTGTGACATGGGAGCAGATCAAGGTGATCGCTGAAGATAAAATGAAAGACTTGAACTGTTTTACGGTGGAGTCTGCCATGAAGCTTATCGCTGGAACAGCAAGAAGTATGGGTATCACTGTCAACGGGGAGTTCCCTGGTAAATAA
- the rplA gene encoding 50S ribosomal protein L1, producing MSKLTKKQKSVADKIEAGKAYTLKEAAELVKEVTTTQFDASVDIDVRLGVDPRKANQMVRGVVTLPNGTGKVTRVLCLCTPDAEAAAKEAGADYVGLDEYIEKIKGGWTDIDVIITMPSCMGKVGSVGRILGPRGLMPNPKSGTVTMDVAKAVKDIKAGKIDFKVDKAGIIHTSIGKVSFTPEQIYQNAKEFVSTVVKLKPAAAKGTYLKSIFISSTMSKGIKIDPKSVE from the coding sequence ATGAGTAAACTGACAAAAAAGCAAAAATCAGTAGCTGATAAGATTGAAGCAGGGAAGGCCTATACGTTGAAAGAGGCTGCAGAGTTGGTCAAAGAAGTTACGACAACTCAGTTTGATGCTTCTGTCGATATCGACGTTCGTTTAGGCGTTGACCCGCGTAAGGCCAATCAGATGGTTCGCGGTGTGGTGACGTTGCCCAATGGAACCGGTAAGGTTACTCGTGTTCTCTGCTTGTGTACGCCGGACGCTGAGGCTGCAGCCAAGGAGGCCGGAGCCGACTATGTAGGTCTTGACGAGTATATCGAAAAGATCAAAGGCGGTTGGACCGACATCGATGTCATTATTACTATGCCTTCTTGTATGGGTAAGGTCGGCTCTGTAGGTCGTATTCTCGGTCCTCGCGGACTCATGCCTAACCCCAAGAGCGGTACGGTAACAATGGATGTAGCTAAGGCAGTAAAAGATATTAAGGCCGGTAAGATCGATTTTAAAGTTGACAAGGCGGGTATCATCCATACGTCAATCGGTAAAGTGTCTTTCACACCTGAGCAGATCTATCAGAATGCAAAGGAATTCGTTTCTACTGTAGTCAAACTGAAGCCTGCTGCTGCTAAAGGTACATATCTCAAGAGTATCTTTATTTCAAGCACAATGAGTAAGGGTATCAAGATTGATCCGAAATCAGTTGAATAA
- the rplJ gene encoding 50S ribosomal protein L10 — protein MKKEVKDTIIVELGKKLKEYPHFYLVDLAGLNAEATTKLRATCFKREIKLSVVKNTLLHKAFEASDIDFEPLYGTLKGTTAIMFTTVANEPAKLLKDYKKEGIPALKAAYAEESFYVGADKLDELVALKSKNEVIADIVALLQSPAKNVISALQSGGNTIHGVLKTLGERPE, from the coding sequence ATGAAGAAAGAAGTAAAAGATACTATCATTGTAGAACTTGGTAAGAAGCTGAAAGAGTATCCTCATTTCTATCTTGTAGATCTTGCCGGGCTTAACGCTGAGGCAACAACCAAGTTGCGCGCAACTTGCTTCAAGAGGGAAATTAAGCTTTCTGTTGTGAAGAATACCCTTCTGCACAAAGCTTTTGAGGCTTCAGATATTGATTTCGAACCTTTGTACGGCACCTTGAAAGGAACGACTGCAATCATGTTCACCACGGTTGCTAACGAACCTGCAAAACTGCTGAAGGACTATAAGAAAGAGGGGATTCCCGCTCTCAAGGCAGCATACGCTGAAGAAAGCTTCTACGTAGGAGCCGACAAACTTGACGAGCTGGTAGCTCTTAAGAGCAAGAACGAAGTTATCGCCGATATTGTGGCCTTGCTGCAATCACCCGCAAAGAACGTTATCTCTGCTCTTCAATCAGGTGGCAATACCATTCATGGTGTGCTTAAAACCTTGGGCGAACGTCCTGAATAA
- the rplL gene encoding 50S ribosomal protein L7/L12: MADIKAIAEELVNLTVKEVNELATVLKDEYGIEPAAAAVAVAAGPAAGGAAGGAEEKSSFDVVLVDAGAAKLQVVKAVKEACGLGLKEAKELVDGVPSTLKEGMSKDEAENLKKAIEEAGAKVELK, from the coding sequence ATGGCAGATATTAAAGCTATCGCTGAAGAATTGGTAAATTTGACAGTAAAGGAAGTAAACGAGTTGGCAACAGTCCTCAAGGACGAGTATGGTATTGAGCCCGCCGCTGCAGCTGTTGCTGTTGCTGCTGGTCCCGCAGCTGGTGGTGCAGCAGGTGGCGCAGAAGAGAAATCGTCGTTCGACGTAGTTCTCGTTGATGCTGGTGCTGCTAAACTTCAGGTAGTAAAGGCTGTTAAAGAAGCTTGCGGTTTGGGTCTGAAGGAAGCCAAAGAGCTTGTAGACGGAGTTCCCTCTACCTTGAAGGAAGGTATGTCTAAGGACGAGGCTGAGAACCTGAAGAAGGCTATTGAGGAAGCTGGTGCCAAGGTTGAGCTGAAATAA